In Polypterus senegalus isolate Bchr_013 chromosome 12, ASM1683550v1, whole genome shotgun sequence, the following are encoded in one genomic region:
- the snrpf gene encoding small nuclear ribonucleoprotein F produces the protein MSLPLNPKPFLNGLTGKPVMVKLKWGMEYKGYLVSVDGYMNMQLANTEEYVDGALAGHLGEVLIRCNNVLYIRGVEEEEEDGEMRE, from the exons ATG agttTACCACTGAACCCCAAGCCTTTTCTAAATGGTTTAACTGGGAAACCAGTAATGGTGAAGCTGAAGTGGGGAATGGAGTACAAAGGCTACCTGGTGTCTGTGGATGGCTACATGAACATGCAG CTGGCCAACACTGAAGAGTACGTTGATGGGGCACTAGCGGGTCATTTAGGTGAAGTTCTTATcag ATGCAACAATGTTCTGTACATACGAGGAgtagaagaggaggaagaagatggtGAAATGAGAGAATGA